From Cryptomeria japonica unplaced genomic scaffold, Sugi_1.0 HiC_scaffold_28, whole genome shotgun sequence, a single genomic window includes:
- the LOC131861608 gene encoding phospholipase A1-Igamma1, chloroplastic-like, producing MVPNLKAEALRYGNLAQLCYDAFDGKSYSKNYGTCYHSKRDLFNKMGMSESGYQVTKYVYANTNLLNQVFGEKPKDQGVWLGFIAVCTDPNEIRRLGRRDIVIAWRGTQTAEEWIEDLRDILVPTRLSYRCKRTGKNQEHHFADGVLIERGFLSCYTSTVRHRQGAAGATVNTSTRDLVVSEIERLIQVYEKEMDNLSITFTGHSLGAALATLSAYDIKQMLCTKHNFHQIPVTVFAFASPRVGNLAFAKRVEEIGVKVLRFVNKRDVVPKVPGVCMNENVGCLSKLLHWLPWTYFHVGFELPLHNNSPFIQHTHNLAYFHNLELYLHLLDGYVGSKQPFSWSGRDHALVNKSCDLLREKYEIPPKWWQEQNKGLVKGPDGKWTQPSEEE from the coding sequence ATGGTGCCCAATTTGAAAGCTGAAGCTCTCAGATATGGGAATTTGGCACAGCTTTGTTACGACGCATTTGATGGCAAAAGCTACTCCAAAAACTACGGCACATGTTATCACAGTAAAAGAGATCTGTTCAATAAGATGGGCATGTCTGAAAGTGGCTACCAAGTCACTAAATATGTTTACGCCAATACTAATCTGTTAAATCAAGTTTTTGGTGAGAAACCAAAAGACCAAGGTGTTTGGTTGGGTTTTATTGCAGTTTGCACGGATCCAAATGAGATAAGAAGGCTTGGACGACGAGACATAGTGATTGCATGGAGAGGAACTCAGACTGCTGAAGAATGGATAGAAGACCTGAGAGATATTCTTGTACCTACAAGATTATCCTATAGATGCAAGAGGACAGGCAAAAACCAAGAGCATCATTTCGCGGATGGAGTACTAATTGAGAGAGGATTCCTGAGCTGCTATACTTCAACTGTCCGTCACCGTCAAGGCGCTGCAGGAGCCACTGTGAACACCAGCACCAGAGATTTGGTAGTCTCAGAGATAGAACGATTGATTCAAGTTTATGAAAAAGAGATGGACAATTTAAGCATAACATTTACGGGACACAGCTTAGGAGCTGCACTTGCAACCTTGAGCGCTTATGATATCAAACAAATGCTTTGCACCAAGCATAATTTTCATCAAATTCCCGTCACCGTCTTCGCTTTTGCCTCTCCCCGGGTGGGAAATCTTGCGTTTGCTAAACGGGTGGAGGAGATTGGAGTGAAAGTGCTGAGGTTTGTGAACAAGCGTGACGTGGTTCCCAAAGTGCCCGGAGTTTGTATGAACGAGAACGTGGGATGCCTCAGCAAATTGCTGCATTGGCTTCCGTGGACATACTTTCATGTTGGCTTCGAGCTTCCTTTACACAACAATTCTCCATTCATTCAGCACACCCATAATCTTGCCTACTTTCATAATTTAGAGCTTTACTTGCATTTACTGGACGGGTATGTTGGAAGTAAGCAGCCGTTTTCTTGGAGTGGAAGAGATCATGCTCTGGTTAATAAGAGCTGTGATTTATTGCGCGAGAAATATGAAATTCCTCCAAAATGGTGGCAGGAACAGAACAAGGGCCTCGTTAAAGGTCCAGATGGCAAATGGACGCAGCCATCAGAAGAGGAATAA